The genomic window GAGAGACTCGAGGTAGCTGCGCAACCGTGTGCGGTAATCGCGCTCGAACTCACGCAGCTCGGAGATCTTGCGCTCGAGCAACGAACGCTCTTCCTCCAGCTTAGTGAGCGTGCGGTTATGGATCTCTTCAGCCTCAGTGATGATGCGAGCGCGCTCAGAGTGGGCATCCGCGATGATACGCTCTTCCTCGGCGCGGCCATTGGCCACGTGCTCGTCATGCAAGCGCTGAGCGAGCGAGAGCATCGACGTGGCGCTCGCCGCGTCGTCGGTCCCCTGACCAAGCTGCGCAAACTGCGCCGTCGAGGTGGCCTCCGAGGGGGCTGCCTGATCAGGCTGCCGAACGGCCATACCCAGCTGGTTTTCCAGCTCTGTGATACGAGCCTGTGCAGTCTGCAGCTGGGCTTCAAGCTCAGCTTTCTCCTTCGTCAAGGAAGCGATAGTCTCCGCGACCTCATCGAGGAAGAAATCGACCTGATCTTTGTCGAAACCGTCCTCGGCACGCTTGGGCTCGTTGAAGCGTACATTGACCACATCGTGCTCTGTTAGCTGAGCCATGTTGTTCACCTCGTAAATAAAAAGGAAAATTGCGAACGGACTACCAGTAGATGTAACCGTCCTCCCTGGCTAGACTACTAGAGACGCAGCGGTTATACATAGCGATTAAAGCACTACTACCCCGCAACCGTCGTTTAACACATCACAAATAAGGTGGGTGGGAGCCCTCAACGTAGTACTGCTGTCCTAGAGAAAATATGCGATGCGTTGGAGAATTTGCACCGCGATGAACAGCACTATGAAACCCAGGTCGAGGCTCACCCCGCCGAGATTGAGCGGAGGGATGAACTTCCCCAAGAGCCTGAGCGGCGGATCGGTGACCTTGTAAATGGCATTCGCAATCACCACGAGGATGCCCGTCGGGTACCAGTCGCGCGAGAGTATTTGGACGAAGTCCAACACGACTCTGCCGATAAGAATGAGGATGTAGATCTGGCAAGCCCAGAAGAGTAATTGGCCGAGGATAGTCATCAGTTAAAAACGCGCGTGGCTTCCGTGCCGTAGGAGTCGATCTTGACCGACTTCGGGGTTAGCAAAAAGACATCATCGGAGATCGCGTTGAAGCTGCCCTCGAGG from Trueperella pyogenes includes these protein-coding regions:
- a CDS encoding DivIVA domain-containing protein, whose protein sequence is MAQLTEHDVVNVRFNEPKRAEDGFDKDQVDFFLDEVAETIASLTKEKAELEAQLQTAQARITELENQLGMAVRQPDQAAPSEATSTAQFAQLGQGTDDAASATSMLSLAQRLHDEHVANGRAEEERIIADAHSERARIITEAEEIHNRTLTKLEEERSLLERKISELREFERDYRTRLRSYLESLLQNVETQNNQ
- a CDS encoding YggT family protein gives rise to the protein MTILGQLLFWACQIYILILIGRVVLDFVQILSRDWYPTGILVVIANAIYKVTDPPLRLLGKFIPPLNLGGVSLDLGFIVLFIAVQILQRIAYFL